One genomic window of Cydia strobilella chromosome 11, ilCydStro3.1, whole genome shotgun sequence includes the following:
- the LOC134745541 gene encoding protein cueball isoform X2 → MCNALCFALIALSVNFVKSWDIAVTSGDQLEFYTGSNKTRSESGRLRDLTALAYDAVHNMLLFVDKQNDNASIFNYNLATKKYQPLVRKGPTENIQGLAFDPVQSLLFWTDFQKRSIYWIDLKPGSKNGDYGNLLINLGDQLPRAIAVDSCRGYIYWTNTNVASGASIERARFDGSERKTIISTNIHLPTSIFVDQQTQRLYWADDKEGIHYSIESSDLDGTPESRQTLHSGTEHQPNALTVSNDSLYWVDWGFRKVWKLPKNARQNAEPEDMIDFKTTPFGIVANYLISDQAAGVPECSNLLRLSQNTSAIDNSFAVPQDAGLFCLHGRKIEGQDACTCSPGYNGDRCETSVCQNFCLQGECTFDANKGEPTCRCQKGFTGARCEVDMCEGFCLNNGICSVETNSPVCTCIGDHTGHRCEKTVETPHVITVNEPCNCTKDKTTKLSALEVSDEFVTVPCNDGWDSVRDPILMVLGILCGLLCLVCAVLVTKILHLKKRPRIKKRIIVNKNVTPLTARPDQCEITIENCCNMNICETVNRIEQAFDNE, encoded by the exons ATGTGCAACGCGCTGTGTTTCGCCCTAATCGCGCTTTCTGTAAACTTCGTGAAATCATGGG ACATCGCTGTCACATCTGGAGACCAACTCGAGTTCTACACAGGCTCTAACAAAACCAGGTCTGAAAGCGGCCGGCTGCGGGACCTCACCGCCCTGGCCTACGATGCCGTTCACAACATGCTGCTCTTCGTCGACAAACAGAACGACAACGCCTCCATCTTCAACTACAACCTGGCCACCAAGAAATACCAGCCCCTCGTCCGGAAGGGTCCGACGGAAAACATTCAGGGCCTCGCTTTCGATCCAGTACAGAGCCTTcttttctggaccgattttcaAAAGAGAAGCATTTACTGGATCGATCTGAAACCGGGATCCAAAAATGGCGACTACGGAAACCTTCTAATCAACCTAGGTGACCAACTCCCAAGGGCTATAGCGGTAGACAGCTGTAGAGGCTACATATACTGGACCAACACTAACGTAGCATCCGGCGCGTCCATCGAGCGAGCTCGTTTTGATGGATCCGAGAGAAAAACGATTATATCTACAAACATTCATTTGCCAACCAGCATATTTGTGGACCAACAAACGCAGAGACTTTACTGGGCTGATGACAAAGAAGGCATCCACTATTCGATCGAGAGCTCCGATTTGGATGGGACTCCGGAAAGCAGACAGACTTTACACAGCGGCACGGAACATCAGCCGAATGCGTTAACCGTCTCTAATGACAGTCTGTATTGGGTAGACTGGGGCTTTAGGAAAGTGTGGAAATTGCCAAAAAATGCTCGGCAGAACGCGGAACCGGAGGACATGATTGATTTCAAGACCACGCCTTTTGGAATTGTCGCTAACTACTTAATATCAGATCAGGCTGCCGGAGTTCCTGAATGCAGCAATTTACTTCGTCTTTCGCAGAATACGTCGGCTATTGACAACTCGTTTGCCGTGCCGCAGGACGCGGGGTTGTTCTGCTTGCACGGCCGCAAGATCGAGGGACAAGATGCATGTACGTGTTCTCCTGGTTACAACGGTGATCGATGCGAGACCTCCGTTTGTCAGAACTTCTGCCTCCAAGGCGAATGCACGTTTGACGCTAATAAAGGGGAACCCACTTGCAG GTGTCAAAAAGGCTTCACAGGAGCGCGTTGCGAGGTGGACATGTGCGAAGGTTTCTGCCTGAACAACGGCATCTGTTCCGTGGAGACCAACTCGCCAGTCTGCACGTGCATCGGAGACCACACTGGCCACCGATGCGAAAAGACCGTTGAGACTCCACATGTGATTACTGTTAATGAGCCTTGCAA TTGCACCAAAGACAAGACAACAAAGCTATCCGCGTTAGAAGTCAGCGACGAATTTGTGACTGTCCCATGTAACGACGGCTGGGATTCCGTACGAGACCCCATCCTCATGGTGCTGGGGATCCTATGCGGTCTCCTGTGTCTGGTCTGCGCTGTGCTGGTGACGAAGATCCTGCATTTGAAGAAGCGGCCAAG AATAAAGAAACGCATCATAGTCAACAAGAACGTGACGCCGCTGACGGCGCGGCCCGACCAGTGCGAGATCACTATTGAAAACTGCTGCAACATGAATATTTGCGAAACT GTAAATAGAATCGAGCAAGCATTCGACAACGAATAA
- the LOC134745541 gene encoding protein cueball isoform X1, producing the protein MCNALCFALIALSVNFVKSWDIAVTSGDQLEFYTGSNKTRSESGRLRDLTALAYDAVHNMLLFVDKQNDNASIFNYNLATKKYQPLVRKGPTENIQGLAFDPVQSLLFWTDFQKRSIYWIDLKPGSKNGDYGNLLINLGDQLPRAIAVDSCRGYIYWTNTNVASGASIERARFDGSERKTIISTNIHLPTSIFVDQQTQRLYWADDKEGIHYSIESSDLDGTPESRQTLHSGTEHQPNALTVSNDSLYWVDWGFRKVWKLPKNARQNAEPEDMIDFKTTPFGIVANYLISDQAAGVPECSNLLRLSQNTSAIDNSFAVPQDAGLFCLHGRKIEGQDACTCSPGYNGDRCETSVCQNFCLQGECTFDANKGEPTCRCQKGFTGARCEVDMCEGFCLNNGICSVETNSPVCTCIGDHTGHRCEKTVETPHVITVNEPCNCTKDKTTKLSALEVSDEFVTVPCNDGWDSVRDPILMVLGILCGLLCLVCAVLVTKILHLKKRPRIKKRIIVNKNVTPLTARPDQCEITIENCCNMNICETPCFEPRSTIRPTLLDAKPGKEEKRNLISNMEHPDDF; encoded by the exons ATGTGCAACGCGCTGTGTTTCGCCCTAATCGCGCTTTCTGTAAACTTCGTGAAATCATGGG ACATCGCTGTCACATCTGGAGACCAACTCGAGTTCTACACAGGCTCTAACAAAACCAGGTCTGAAAGCGGCCGGCTGCGGGACCTCACCGCCCTGGCCTACGATGCCGTTCACAACATGCTGCTCTTCGTCGACAAACAGAACGACAACGCCTCCATCTTCAACTACAACCTGGCCACCAAGAAATACCAGCCCCTCGTCCGGAAGGGTCCGACGGAAAACATTCAGGGCCTCGCTTTCGATCCAGTACAGAGCCTTcttttctggaccgattttcaAAAGAGAAGCATTTACTGGATCGATCTGAAACCGGGATCCAAAAATGGCGACTACGGAAACCTTCTAATCAACCTAGGTGACCAACTCCCAAGGGCTATAGCGGTAGACAGCTGTAGAGGCTACATATACTGGACCAACACTAACGTAGCATCCGGCGCGTCCATCGAGCGAGCTCGTTTTGATGGATCCGAGAGAAAAACGATTATATCTACAAACATTCATTTGCCAACCAGCATATTTGTGGACCAACAAACGCAGAGACTTTACTGGGCTGATGACAAAGAAGGCATCCACTATTCGATCGAGAGCTCCGATTTGGATGGGACTCCGGAAAGCAGACAGACTTTACACAGCGGCACGGAACATCAGCCGAATGCGTTAACCGTCTCTAATGACAGTCTGTATTGGGTAGACTGGGGCTTTAGGAAAGTGTGGAAATTGCCAAAAAATGCTCGGCAGAACGCGGAACCGGAGGACATGATTGATTTCAAGACCACGCCTTTTGGAATTGTCGCTAACTACTTAATATCAGATCAGGCTGCCGGAGTTCCTGAATGCAGCAATTTACTTCGTCTTTCGCAGAATACGTCGGCTATTGACAACTCGTTTGCCGTGCCGCAGGACGCGGGGTTGTTCTGCTTGCACGGCCGCAAGATCGAGGGACAAGATGCATGTACGTGTTCTCCTGGTTACAACGGTGATCGATGCGAGACCTCCGTTTGTCAGAACTTCTGCCTCCAAGGCGAATGCACGTTTGACGCTAATAAAGGGGAACCCACTTGCAG GTGTCAAAAAGGCTTCACAGGAGCGCGTTGCGAGGTGGACATGTGCGAAGGTTTCTGCCTGAACAACGGCATCTGTTCCGTGGAGACCAACTCGCCAGTCTGCACGTGCATCGGAGACCACACTGGCCACCGATGCGAAAAGACCGTTGAGACTCCACATGTGATTACTGTTAATGAGCCTTGCAA TTGCACCAAAGACAAGACAACAAAGCTATCCGCGTTAGAAGTCAGCGACGAATTTGTGACTGTCCCATGTAACGACGGCTGGGATTCCGTACGAGACCCCATCCTCATGGTGCTGGGGATCCTATGCGGTCTCCTGTGTCTGGTCTGCGCTGTGCTGGTGACGAAGATCCTGCATTTGAAGAAGCGGCCAAG AATAAAGAAACGCATCATAGTCAACAAGAACGTGACGCCGCTGACGGCGCGGCCCGACCAGTGCGAGATCACTATTGAAAACTGCTGCAACATGAATATTTGCGAAACT ccGTGCTTCGAGCCCAGAAGCACAATACGGCCAACATTACTTGACGCAAAACCCGGCAAAGAAGAGAAGAGGAACCTAATTTCTAATATGGAGCATCCGGACGACTTCTAA